The proteins below are encoded in one region of Neodiprion virginianus isolate iyNeoVirg1 chromosome 7, iyNeoVirg1.1, whole genome shotgun sequence:
- the LOC124308410 gene encoding nucleolysin TIAR produces the protein MSEESNPRTLYVGNLDASVSEDLLCALFSQIGAVKGCKIIREPGNDPYAFVEFTNHQSAATALAAMNKRHFLEKEMKVNWATSPGNQPKLDTSNHHHIFVGDLSPEIETQTLKEAFAPFGEISNCRIVRDPQTLKSKGYAFVSFVKKSEAEAAISAMNGQWLGSRSIRTNWSTRKPPPPRSERPRHTNNSKPNYEEVYNQSSPTNCTVYCGGFTNGITDELITKTFSPFGTIQDIRVFKDKGYAFIKFTTKESATHAIESTHNTEINGSVVKCFWGKENGDPNSVGPNANQQPQQVTTGGGQYPYGYGQQMGYWYTQGYPQMQGQFLQPTQYYSQYYGQQAQYMNSMRMPAPATGAWQPGQGSAAAPSATAPLQPGQQPAMVAYTMPQYPTQ, from the exons ATGAGCGAGGAAAGCAACCCGCGTACACTGTACGTTGGAAACCTGGACGCTTCGGTGTCCGAGGACCTTTTGTGCGCTCTCTTTTCGCAGATCGGTGCCGTCAAAGGGTGCAAGATAATACGCGAACCCGGCAACGACCCTTATGCCTTCGTCGAGTTCACTAACCACCAGAGTGCCGCCACCGCGCTAGCAGCGATGAACAAGCGGCACTTCCTCGAGAAGGAGATGAAGGTTAACTGGGCCACAAGCCCGGGGAACCAGCCGAAGCTCGACACGAGTAACCACCATCACATATTCGTCGGCGATTTGTCGCCGGAGATCGAAACCCAGACGCTGAAGGAGGCCTTCGCGCCCTTCGGCGAGATCAGCAACTGCAGAATCGTCCGGGACCCTCAGACCCTCAAGAGCAAAGGCTACGCATTTGTGTCCTTTGTTAAAAAGTCAGAGGCTGAGGCCGCTATCTCGGCGATGAATGGCCAGTGGCTCGGCTCCCGCAGCATCAGGACAAACTGGTCGACCAGGAAGCCGCCGCCTCCGAGGTCTGAGCGGCCTAGGCACACCAACAACAGCAAACCCAATTACGAGGAG GTTTACAACCAAAGCAGCCCGACCAACTGCACCGTTTACTGTGGAGGCTTCACGAACGGCATTACAGACGAGCTCATCACGAAGACCTTCTCGCCATTTGGCACCATTCAGGACATCAGAGTCTTCAAGGACAAGGGGTATGCGTTCATCAAGTTTACCACCAAGGAGTCAGCCACGCACGCTATCGAGTCCACTCATAATACAGAGATCAACGGTAGCGTCGTCAAGTGCTTCTGGGGCAAGGAGAACGGCGATCCCAATAGCGTCGGGCCCAATGCCAATCAGCAGCCTCAGCAG GTGACAACTGGTGGAGGTCAATATCCGTACGGATATGGGCAGCAAATGGGATACTGGTATACGCAGGGATACCCGCAGATGCAAGGACAGTTCCTGCAGCCGACTCAGTACTACAGTCAATACTACGGCCAGCAGGCGCAGTACATGAACAGCATGAGGATGCCGGCACCAGCGACCGGAGCGTGGCAACCTGGCCAGGGATCAGCTGCAGCGCCGTCAGCGACCGCACCTCTGCAGCCAGGCCAGCAGCCAGCCATGGTAGCCTACACCATGCCTCAATACCCGACCCAATGA